CCCTGTGTTCAGGGGCGGACGCAGGAATTAGTAGTAGGGGTTGCACAAATTTTTTTTCTGGTCAAACATAATATAGAACGTTAAAAAAAATCCGGTCAAACAAAATATAAACCATctaatacaattttttttctGGTTAAACATTATATAACAACTATCTATTATAATTTAAATTTGTCCTCTTCGTGCAGACATCTTTTGAAACCGCTCCATTACTTTTTCATCCTCAACTTTCATAAGTGCTTCCGTCTCGACATTACAAAGCAATGCGTCGTTCAAAAATTCATCGCCAATTTTGTCACGCAAGTCTGTCTTCGAGAGCTTCAAGTTTGAAAAACATCTTTCTACACTTGCGGTCGCTACGGGTACTATCAAAGCCAACTTTAAAAGCTTATAAACCAAAGGATAAGACCGATGCTTCCCTGTACTAACCATCAAACGAGAAAGGTCGGAAATTCCTTTCAAACTAGTGAAACGCTCATCTTTGATGCAAGAGTGATAAAATATCTCAAGTTGCCCTTCGAGGTCTATCATATCTGAATCATCAAAGTCATACTTGTATAACTTACCCAACTTCAATAACTTTGATTTGTCAAATTGTGCAAATGAATCACAAGGGATCAAAGCACCCATGTACTCTAGTAATTGGGTGCTTGTTTCACTAAATCGATCTGTAAGTTGCATATCTACCACCGTGTTGAAGATTTCAACCTCAAAATGAAACCTATTAGTCTTTGTAGTCCTACGGTTTCTCGCACCAATATACAACTCTTCCATATCTAAAGTTTCAATTTCGTGTGTTTGACAAAAAGAGGATACTTTTGGCAAAATGCTAGCAAACCCTATGTTTCTAAAAGACTGCAATGCCTCCATTGTCCCTCTAACCATCGAAGCCGCTTCCAAAATGTCTAAATGGCATACATCATATGTAAGTAAAACACGAACTCATATGATTTAAAATATGCTAAGATTCCAGATGCTTGTTGATGGTTTGCCAATGACCCTCCCTCCTCTTTCACAAAATCTAAAACTACAAGAACATCCGCAAACAACTTCATCAAACTTGTGAGTGTGTTGAAATGTGAACCCCATCTTGTTTCTCCCGCTCGAACAAGTGTAGTCTCTTGATTTAACCCTCTTCCTGTTTCAAGATCACCACTACACAAACCTTTTTGCACCCTTTCTCTTGCTTGCTCTCATAGTAAGTCTTTTCTTTTACACGAGGCACAAACAACATTAACCACCAACGAAATTTGCTCAAAAAAGTCACTAACACCATCATGTTTCTTTGCTACATCCACAACTACTAGTTGAAGTTGGTGTGCAAAGCAATGTACATAAAAAGCCGTGTCATTCTCTTGTAATATCAAAGCTTTCAAACCATTGAATTCCCCTTGCATATTGCCAAGACTATCGACATAACGCAAAACAATAGCCATTTGTTCCTTTTTTGAAACATCACTAGATTCATCAACTAGTAAAGCAAAAACATCTTGACCAATCTCTTCATGAATACTCAAAAGTACTTCTTAAAACATCTTGACCAATCTCTTCATGAATACTCAAAAGTACTTCTTGTGCAAAACATTGCACAAGTTCTTTTTGAATTTTAGGGGAAATTAGTTGATTGTTTTTAGGAGCATTTTCTAAAGTATTGTTAAAAATCTCTTCACTAGTCTCTCGAATGGCTTTTAACACTTCAATGTAAAACCCTCTATTTTCCGAGTTAACCGACTCGTCATGACCACGAAACGGTAAAccggtttttaataaaagtcTAACAACAATAATAGAAACACGTAATTGAGCTTTATATTTATTGTCCTCCGCTTTGGTTTGCCTCCTCAAGACTACATTAATTGCTTGTTTTTCCCTCATTAAAAACTCACACTTTTCTCTTGCTTTGTTATGAAAACTATCAACACCACCCACATGACTCCGAAATGCATCTTTTTTATTCCAAGTATCAAAACCTTGGGAAACAAATGCATCTCTCCCTCCTTTTTGTCCCATGAGGTCcccacacaaataaaaatataaacaatATGCACAATTATTTTTCACACTATATTCCAACCAATCAAAGTCATTAAACCATGAAGGAACGAATCTTCTAAATCTATCACCTATTTTTTTTTAGGAAACTTATGTGCCCTTACTTGACACGGTCCTTGAAGCAAATATGCTCTTCTTACATCATCTCTTATATTTGAATTGTAACTTGTAATCAATGGCCTATCCGCCGGGTCCTTTGGAAGATCTTTCAAGTCAACGTTATCATTAGGTTGGTTAGAACATGGTGTTTGTAGAGTTGGATTAGAAACCGAAGGGATTGAATGATTGGTGATTGGTGTTTGTGGAGTTGCATTAGGATTAGAAA
The genomic region above belongs to Lactuca sativa cultivar Salinas chromosome 4, Lsat_Salinas_v11, whole genome shotgun sequence and contains:
- the LOC111897183 gene encoding uncharacterized protein LOC111897183; amino-acid sequence: MGQKGGRDAFVSQGFDTWNKKDAFRSHVGGVDSFHNKAREKCEFLMREKQAINVVLRRQTKAEDNKYKAQLRVSIIVVRLLLKTGLPFRGHDESVNSENRGFYIEVLKAIRETSEEIFNNTLENAPKNNQLISPKIQKELVQCFAQEVLLSIHEEIGQDVLRIDESSDVSKKEQMAIVLRYVDSLGNMQGEFNGLKALILQENDTAFYVHCFAHQLQLVVVDVAKKHDGRGLNQETTLVRAGETRWGSHFNTLTSLMKLFADVLVVLDFVKEEGGSLANHQQASGILAYFKSYEFVFYLHMMYAI
- the LOC128133745 gene encoding uncharacterized protein LOC128133745; this encodes MEALQSFRNIGFASILPKVSSFCQTHEIETLDMEELYIGARNRRTTKTNRFHFEVEIFNTVVDMQLTDRFSETSTQLLEYMGALIPCDSFAQFDKSKLLKLGKLYKYDFDDSDMIDLEGQLEIFYHSCIKDERFTSLKGISDLSRLMVSTGKHRSYPLVYKLLKLALIVPVATASVERCFSNLKLSKTDLRDKIGDEFLNDALLCNVETEALMKVEDEKVMERFQKMSARRGQI